A portion of the Acidobacteriaceae bacterium genome contains these proteins:
- a CDS encoding DUF4440 domain-containing protein: MFDLRRTLLAGCLAATLPLAGCNYTGMADTRVKDEQTIRILDGKWSIAAGEHNLDGVVAPYADDAVLLPANAFVANTPSAIRASWQGTFQTLTAISWEITTIKIARSGDLAYLTGKWSAMPKGSSSQITGKMLEVWGKQTDGTWKCIADTYNDDAPAK; this comes from the coding sequence ATGTTTGATCTTCGTCGCACACTTCTCGCAGGCTGCCTTGCAGCTACGCTGCCGCTTGCCGGATGCAACTACACAGGGATGGCCGACACGCGCGTCAAGGACGAGCAGACCATTCGCATCCTCGACGGGAAGTGGTCGATCGCCGCAGGCGAGCACAACCTTGACGGTGTCGTGGCACCATATGCAGACGACGCCGTACTGCTGCCCGCCAATGCGTTTGTTGCCAACACGCCATCAGCCATCCGCGCGTCGTGGCAAGGAACGTTTCAAACGCTCACGGCAATCTCCTGGGAGATCACAACGATCAAAATCGCACGCTCCGGCGACCTGGCCTATCTCACCGGAAAATGGAGCGCGATGCCCAAAGGTTCAAGCTCACAGATCACCGGCAAAATGCTCGAGGTCTGGGGTAAGCAGACGGACGGAACATGGAAGTGCATTGCCGACACCTATAACGACGACGCGCCTGCCAAGTAG
- a CDS encoding NAD(P)-dependent alcohol dehydrogenase — protein MSTARALRLHSFGFENLVLEEIELPALGPNDVHVRFHAASLNYRDLMVVRGEYNPKLAMPRIPGSDAAGEVVAVGHAVTALKSGDHVASLFFQEWEEGEITPATGKTALGGPIDGVFATEQVLPASGLIKLPTALSWDAAATLPCAAVTAWNALVEKGNLRAGQTVLILGTGGVSIFALQIAKAFGARVILTSSSDEKLARGKALGADELINYRTNPDWELEVIRLTGGVGVDHVVEVGGAGTLAKSLKAVRVSGHVHLIGVLTGKGATIDPTIILGRSIYLNGVYVGSRGMFSRLLAATTQNRIEPIVDRVFPLDDYRAAFEYMQSGSHFGKVVLSLA, from the coding sequence ATGAGCACTGCACGCGCACTTCGTCTTCACAGCTTTGGTTTCGAGAATCTTGTTCTCGAAGAGATTGAACTTCCAGCCCTCGGGCCTAACGATGTGCACGTGCGCTTTCACGCTGCCTCGCTCAACTATCGCGACCTGATGGTCGTACGGGGGGAGTACAACCCGAAGCTCGCGATGCCACGCATTCCCGGCTCGGACGCTGCAGGCGAAGTGGTTGCCGTCGGCCACGCCGTCACGGCTCTGAAGTCCGGCGACCACGTCGCTTCGCTGTTCTTCCAGGAGTGGGAAGAGGGTGAGATCACCCCGGCGACGGGCAAGACCGCACTCGGTGGTCCCATCGACGGCGTATTCGCGACCGAGCAGGTGCTGCCCGCATCCGGCCTCATCAAACTACCCACAGCGCTCTCCTGGGACGCTGCCGCGACGCTTCCCTGCGCCGCGGTCACGGCCTGGAACGCGCTCGTCGAGAAGGGCAACCTTCGCGCCGGGCAGACCGTGCTGATCCTCGGCACCGGCGGCGTCAGCATCTTCGCGCTGCAGATCGCCAAGGCCTTCGGCGCACGCGTCATCCTCACCAGTTCGTCGGACGAAAAGCTCGCACGCGGCAAGGCGCTCGGCGCAGATGAGCTCATCAACTATCGCACCAACCCCGACTGGGAGCTCGAAGTCATCCGCCTGACCGGCGGCGTTGGCGTCGACCACGTTGTCGAGGTCGGCGGCGCAGGGACGCTCGCCAAATCGCTGAAAGCTGTCCGCGTAAGCGGCCACGTTCACCTTATTGGTGTGCTCACGGGCAAGGGCGCGACGATCGATCCTACGATCATCCTCGGTCGGTCTATTTATCTCAATGGCGTCTACGTCGGGAGCCGCGGCATGTTCAGCCGTCTGCTCGCAGCCACCACGCAGAACCGTATCGAGCCGATCGTCGACCGAGTTTTTCCGCTCGACGACTATCGAGCCGCCTTCGAATATATGCAAAGCGGCTCGCACTTCGGCAAAGTCGTCCTGTCGCTGGCGTAG
- a CDS encoding DUF4174 domain-containing protein: protein MRVLIFVLAFSLTLPALAQTATAPVVTDANGRKLVPARHCLVYEDDPEAANYKPAPAAPKTPTKVAASHPIVLAKPHSASTYAPAKTAAVTAARSAKPLPAAKSSSAKSISTKPVLTASVSVPPRPVAEANVAPAPYSENPIQQLRGNARVLLIFAPSAETPVMQEEMLMVERHQLEFTQRNTVVVPILNPNDSRNFEFNGEHLDSGTAADLASARQKFGIKPDQFAIVLLDDQGIERTRWTQPVSASDLDDQIDAIDDDSVIVHNLNVK from the coding sequence ATGCGCGTCCTGATCTTTGTTCTTGCTTTTAGCCTCACGCTGCCTGCCCTCGCGCAGACGGCCACGGCGCCCGTGGTGACAGACGCGAACGGACGCAAGCTGGTGCCGGCTCGCCACTGCCTCGTCTACGAAGACGACCCCGAGGCTGCAAACTACAAGCCTGCCCCAGCCGCGCCCAAGACGCCGACCAAGGTGGCCGCGTCGCATCCCATTGTGCTGGCGAAGCCACATAGCGCCTCCACGTACGCCCCGGCAAAGACTGCTGCAGTGACCGCCGCACGAAGCGCGAAGCCGCTCCCCGCAGCCAAATCCAGCTCAGCTAAATCCATCTCAACCAAGCCAGTGCTCACCGCCTCCGTCAGCGTCCCTCCGCGCCCGGTCGCTGAAGCCAACGTAGCCCCTGCACCCTACTCGGAGAACCCCATCCAGCAGCTTCGCGGCAACGCCCGCGTGCTGCTTATCTTTGCGCCTTCGGCAGAGACGCCCGTCATGCAGGAAGAGATGCTCATGGTGGAGCGTCACCAGCTTGAGTTCACGCAGCGCAACACCGTTGTCGTGCCGATCCTCAACCCCAACGACTCACGCAACTTCGAGTTCAACGGCGAGCATCTCGACTCCGGCACGGCCGCTGACCTGGCCTCGGCACGGCAGAAGTTTGGCATCAAGCCAGACCAGTTTGCCATCGTCCTGCTCGACGATCAGGGCATCGAGCGCACCCGCTGGACGCAGCCCGTCTCTGCCAGCGACCTTGACGACCAGATCGACGCCATCGACGACGACAGCGTAATCGTTCACAATCTCAACGTGAAGTAA
- a CDS encoding DUF4174 domain-containing protein, which translates to MKIASILLAAATLSPALALTAYSQTVQPAGLTSLQDLHDRARVLLVFAPRPDDPQLQIQLRSLNEQAAEATDRELVTVALPYNAPSPTPATFPAQEAYNARRRFQIAPGDFTVVLIGKDGGEKLRAHKPLSMRELNDTIDSMPMRQHEVAARHK; encoded by the coding sequence ATGAAGATTGCATCGATTCTTCTGGCCGCTGCGACTCTTTCCCCCGCGCTCGCCCTCACGGCTTACTCGCAAACCGTGCAGCCCGCTGGCCTAACGAGCCTGCAAGACCTCCATGACCGCGCACGCGTGCTTCTGGTGTTCGCGCCTCGCCCCGACGACCCGCAACTGCAAATCCAGCTACGCAGCCTCAACGAACAGGCTGCCGAAGCCACCGACCGTGAGCTTGTCACCGTCGCTCTGCCGTACAACGCTCCCTCGCCGACACCGGCAACCTTCCCCGCGCAGGAAGCTTACAACGCTCGCCGACGCTTCCAGATCGCTCCCGGAGATTTCACCGTCGTGCTGATCGGTAAAGACGGTGGAGAAAAGCTGCGCGCGCACAAGCCGCTTTCCATGCGTGAGTTGAACGACACGATTGACAGCATGCCCATGCGTCAGCACGAAGTGGCCGCGCGCCACAAATAA
- a CDS encoding DUF427 domain-containing protein yields the protein MAKAIWNGQTLAESDKIQTIDGNVYFPEETVNRTFLRTSSTSSSCPSKGRARYYTVLVDGQENPDAAWFYPDPKPAARVVKHHVAFWRGVEVTA from the coding sequence ATGGCAAAAGCAATTTGGAACGGTCAGACCCTCGCAGAAAGCGACAAGATTCAAACGATTGACGGCAACGTGTACTTCCCCGAGGAGACCGTAAACCGCACGTTTTTGCGGACAAGTTCGACGAGCTCAAGCTGCCCAAGCAAAGGGCGCGCTCGCTACTACACCGTATTGGTTGACGGGCAGGAAAACCCCGATGCCGCCTGGTTCTACCCCGACCCCAAGCCTGCAGCTCGGGTTGTGAAGCACCATGTGGCGTTCTGGCGTGGCGTAGAAGTAACCGCTTAG
- a CDS encoding LysR substrate-binding domain-containing protein, translating to MRNDLGELSAFAVVAEERSFTRAASRLGVSQSALSHSMRGLEKRLGLQLLARTTRSVSPTAAGAALLKDLTPALQRIERSLGEVRQLREQPAGRIRLVLSRTAAHLVLLPKLERFVREYPEIVLEITASNDPVDLVAGEFDAGIQIGEFIQQEMIAVRVSEDMRLAAFASPEYFARHKPPRTPRDLKEHACVAFRFSSGVYRWEFEKGSRAMTFAPQGPIVVNDPELVVESALRGVGIGMAMEQMVAKLVAEGKLVQVLREWCPVFPGFFLYYPSRRNQPAALAALIAALRLSE from the coding sequence ATGCGAAACGATCTTGGCGAACTTTCAGCATTTGCGGTGGTGGCGGAGGAGCGCAGCTTCACACGCGCGGCGTCGCGGTTGGGTGTATCGCAGTCGGCCCTAAGCCACAGTATGCGAGGGCTGGAGAAGCGTCTGGGGCTGCAGTTGCTGGCCAGGACGACGCGGAGCGTTTCGCCTACGGCGGCGGGCGCTGCGCTGCTGAAAGACCTCACCCCCGCGCTACAGCGCATCGAACGCTCGCTCGGCGAGGTGCGCCAGCTGCGCGAGCAGCCAGCCGGACGGATCAGGCTGGTACTGTCGCGCACGGCCGCGCATCTCGTGCTGCTGCCGAAGTTGGAGCGATTTGTTCGGGAGTACCCCGAGATTGTGCTGGAGATAACGGCGTCGAACGACCCCGTGGACCTGGTGGCGGGCGAGTTCGACGCCGGGATCCAGATCGGCGAGTTCATCCAGCAGGAGATGATCGCCGTCCGCGTCAGCGAGGACATGCGACTGGCTGCGTTTGCGTCGCCGGAGTACTTTGCGCGGCATAAGCCTCCGCGTACGCCTCGCGACCTGAAGGAGCATGCCTGCGTGGCGTTCCGCTTCAGCTCTGGCGTCTACCGCTGGGAGTTCGAAAAAGGCAGTCGCGCGATGACCTTCGCCCCCCAGGGGCCGATCGTCGTGAACGACCCCGAACTGGTGGTGGAATCCGCATTACGTGGCGTCGGCATCGGGATGGCGATGGAGCAGATGGTCGCGAAACTGGTGGCAGAAGGGAAGCTGGTGCAGGTGCTGCGCGAGTGGTGCCCGGTCTTCCCGGGCTTCTTCCTGTACTACCCCAGCCGGAGGAACCAACCGGCAGCGCTGGCGGCGTTGATCGCCGCACTGCGTCTTTCGGAGTGA
- a CDS encoding aldo/keto reductase has product MEIRTLGDGLKVSALGLGCMGMTFGYGLVHDETAMISLMHKAVDLGINFFDTAEVYGPFTNEILVGKALSLIRDKVVIATKFGFNLNPDGSPGWQGLNSRPERIKQVAEDSLKRMNIDSIDLFYQHRVDPDVPIEDVAGAVKELIAEGKVKHFGLSEAGAQTIRRAHAVQPVAALQSEYSLWWRKPEEEIIPTLEELGIGLVPYSPLGKGFLTGAISASTELASNDFRSQLPRFTAEARQANEAFVDLLKRIATSKQATPAQIALSWLLAQKPWIAPIPGTTKLSRLEENTGAIAVVLTESDLREISTALSTLQAEGNRYPEHLEKLVGR; this is encoded by the coding sequence ATGGAAATCCGCACATTAGGTGACGGCCTCAAGGTCTCTGCCCTCGGGCTCGGCTGCATGGGAATGACCTTCGGCTACGGTCTCGTCCACGACGAAACAGCCATGATCTCGCTGATGCACAAGGCCGTTGACCTTGGCATCAACTTCTTCGATACCGCCGAAGTCTACGGCCCGTTCACCAACGAAATCCTCGTCGGAAAGGCGCTCTCGCTGATCCGCGACAAGGTCGTCATCGCGACTAAGTTCGGCTTCAACCTGAACCCGGACGGCTCGCCTGGCTGGCAGGGATTGAACAGCCGCCCGGAGCGCATCAAGCAGGTCGCCGAAGACTCGCTGAAGCGCATGAACATTGACTCCATTGACCTTTTCTATCAGCATCGCGTCGACCCTGACGTGCCGATTGAAGACGTTGCCGGCGCGGTCAAGGAGCTTATCGCCGAGGGCAAGGTGAAGCACTTCGGCCTCTCTGAGGCTGGCGCACAGACGATCCGCCGCGCTCATGCCGTGCAGCCCGTTGCGGCTCTGCAAAGCGAGTACTCGCTGTGGTGGCGCAAGCCGGAGGAAGAGATCATTCCGACGCTTGAAGAGCTTGGCATCGGCCTCGTGCCGTATAGCCCGCTCGGCAAGGGATTCCTCACGGGAGCGATAAGCGCGAGCACGGAGCTTGCGTCGAACGACTTCCGCAGCCAGCTTCCGCGCTTCACGGCTGAGGCTCGCCAGGCCAACGAAGCGTTCGTCGATCTGCTCAAGCGTATCGCTACGAGCAAGCAGGCGACGCCCGCGCAGATCGCACTCTCGTGGCTGCTGGCGCAGAAGCCGTGGATCGCTCCCATCCCCGGCACCACAAAGCTCTCGCGGCTGGAGGAGAACACCGGCGCAATCGCTGTCGTGCTCACAGAGTCGGACCTGCGCGAGATCAGCACCGCACTTTCCACCCTGCAGGCCGAAGGCAACCGCTATCCCGAGCACCTCGAGAAGCTCGTCGGACGCTAA
- a CDS encoding OsmC family protein: MVKISLEYEGQLHCKTVHEPSGTVLFTDAPKDNQGLGESFSPTDLVATGLASCILTTMAIQARTLGIDMDGATATVEKEMSAAPPRKIARLAVKVQITKPVDELNRVKLERAAHTCPVHRSLHPEVDAPIEISWA, from the coding sequence ATGGTAAAGATTTCGCTGGAGTACGAAGGCCAACTGCACTGCAAGACCGTGCATGAGCCTTCCGGTACGGTGCTCTTCACGGATGCACCGAAGGACAATCAGGGGTTGGGCGAGAGCTTTTCCCCGACGGACCTGGTCGCAACGGGACTTGCGAGCTGCATCCTGACGACGATGGCGATTCAGGCACGCACGCTGGGTATCGACATGGACGGCGCGACGGCAACGGTGGAGAAGGAAATGTCTGCCGCGCCTCCGCGCAAGATCGCCCGTCTGGCGGTGAAGGTGCAGATCACAAAGCCGGTGGACGAGTTGAACCGCGTGAAGCTGGAGCGCGCGGCGCACACCTGCCCGGTGCATCGGAGCCTGCATCCTGAGGTGGATGCGCCGATCGAAATCAGCTGGGCATAG
- the topA gene encoding type I DNA topoisomerase, protein MAKNLVIVESPAKAKTIGKYLGSDYVVEASIGHIMDLPKNDIGVELKRRTFEPTLIVSPGKEKVVDRLKKLAAKSDAVFLAPDPDREGEAIAAHLKMQLLPAVKKNTPVKRVTFNEITKKAVNEAFKHTREVDENRVDAQQTRRVLDRLVGYQISPLLWDKVKRGLSAGRVQTVALRLIVERERAIAAFPETEYWNIDAVLTPQSGGGEFTARMVGVSGQPVRVEDRSEAGKYIANALPDKAAVDEVLAQLERATWNVRSVEKKEVRRKPKAPFTTSQLQQQAAGRLGFGVRRTMGVAQRLYEGIELGAEGTVGLITYMRTDSTRMSPDAIDAIREHVRKQLGDQYIPATPNVYVSKKDAQDAHEAIRPTSVTYTPEFVRKYLSDEQFRLYSLIWERAVTSQMVPAVFDQTTVDIQAKAELSYDFRTTGSVLKFAGFLWYEEETKKAKAARDTRATEAAAKLEAKAAESAADGDADAEAAKDATSEEGSADRRLPALDNGAALRKISVDTQQKFTQPPPRFNEASLVKTLEENGIGRPSTYASIINTIQERDYVKKIRAKLVPTEIGMVVTDLLVKNFPYIFKVEYTAGLENELDAVEAGTEKWTELLNGFYGHLEKELKVAENDMEDIKAWEKPSGEVCEKCGAPLVLKWGKFGSFFSCSNFSKEKPVAVSAAAMKKDVQAVLQKVEDKFGPMDVVVRGLDEDGDEQHVDVSDRSKLGATLQTAIKQWKKVVVDPDSCDFTKENIEAKPDLTVPGADAADEQEEACDNCGRTMVLRNGPWGPFMACPGYNEDPPCKTIRKLTQKVQSKPPVQLEEPCPKCGKPLLQRDGQYGEFIACSGYPKCKYVKQELLDVPCPKCGSEVAVRKNRRGDTFYGCTRYPKCDFTSNQKLVNETCPQCDSAYLVEVSNSEGTFLVCPNNSEKMPKRRAKKGEAEVVQTTPECSFEKKIGPPKVKEELAKPDPEKTRPVALA, encoded by the coding sequence ATGGCAAAGAATCTCGTCATCGTAGAGTCGCCGGCAAAGGCGAAGACGATCGGCAAATATCTCGGCAGTGATTACGTGGTGGAAGCCTCGATTGGGCACATCATGGACCTGCCAAAGAACGACATTGGCGTGGAGTTGAAGCGCCGCACCTTTGAGCCGACGCTGATCGTGTCGCCGGGCAAAGAGAAGGTGGTCGACCGCCTGAAGAAGCTGGCGGCGAAGTCTGACGCCGTCTTCCTGGCGCCCGATCCTGACCGCGAAGGAGAAGCGATTGCTGCGCATCTGAAGATGCAGCTCCTGCCCGCGGTAAAGAAGAACACGCCGGTTAAGCGCGTGACCTTCAACGAAATTACGAAGAAGGCCGTCAACGAAGCGTTCAAGCACACACGCGAGGTCGATGAGAACCGCGTGGACGCCCAGCAGACGCGCCGTGTGCTCGATCGTCTGGTGGGGTATCAGATCTCCCCGCTGCTCTGGGACAAGGTGAAGCGTGGGCTCTCCGCTGGCCGCGTCCAGACCGTGGCGCTGCGCCTGATCGTGGAGCGCGAGCGGGCTATCGCGGCGTTCCCCGAAACCGAGTACTGGAATATAGATGCGGTGCTGACGCCGCAGTCTGGTGGCGGAGAGTTTACGGCACGCATGGTCGGTGTTTCCGGTCAGCCGGTGCGCGTGGAAGACCGCTCGGAAGCGGGCAAGTACATCGCCAACGCGTTGCCCGATAAGGCGGCAGTGGACGAGGTTCTGGCGCAGCTTGAGCGCGCAACGTGGAACGTCCGTTCCGTCGAAAAGAAGGAAGTTCGCCGCAAGCCGAAGGCCCCGTTTACGACCTCGCAACTGCAGCAGCAGGCCGCAGGCCGGTTGGGCTTTGGCGTACGTCGCACGATGGGCGTGGCGCAGCGTTTGTACGAAGGTATCGAGCTCGGCGCCGAAGGTACGGTCGGTCTGATCACCTACATGCGTACTGACTCGACGCGTATGAGCCCGGACGCTATTGATGCCATCCGTGAGCATGTTCGCAAGCAACTCGGCGACCAGTACATTCCAGCGACGCCGAACGTCTATGTGTCCAAGAAAGACGCGCAGGATGCGCACGAAGCCATCCGCCCGACGAGCGTGACGTACACGCCGGAGTTTGTGCGCAAGTACCTGAGCGACGAGCAGTTCCGGCTCTACTCGCTGATCTGGGAGCGTGCCGTAACGAGCCAGATGGTTCCTGCTGTCTTCGACCAGACGACAGTCGATATCCAGGCCAAGGCCGAACTTAGCTATGACTTCCGCACGACGGGTTCGGTGCTGAAGTTTGCGGGCTTCCTGTGGTACGAGGAAGAGACGAAGAAGGCCAAGGCGGCACGCGATACGCGTGCGACCGAGGCTGCGGCAAAGCTTGAAGCGAAGGCCGCAGAAAGCGCAGCCGACGGCGATGCGGATGCGGAAGCCGCGAAGGATGCGACGAGCGAAGAAGGCTCGGCGGACCGTCGTCTGCCTGCACTGGACAACGGCGCCGCACTGCGGAAGATCTCGGTCGATACGCAGCAGAAGTTTACGCAGCCGCCACCACGCTTCAACGAAGCTTCGCTCGTGAAGACGTTGGAAGAGAACGGTATCGGCCGCCCGTCGACATACGCGTCGATCATCAACACCATCCAGGAGCGCGACTATGTCAAAAAGATCCGCGCGAAGCTGGTGCCGACGGAGATTGGCATGGTCGTGACGGACCTGCTGGTAAAGAACTTCCCGTATATCTTCAAGGTGGAGTACACGGCCGGGCTCGAGAACGAGTTGGATGCCGTGGAAGCTGGCACGGAGAAGTGGACGGAGCTGCTGAACGGCTTCTACGGGCATCTTGAGAAAGAGCTCAAGGTGGCCGAGAACGACATGGAAGACATCAAGGCGTGGGAGAAGCCTTCTGGCGAAGTTTGCGAGAAGTGCGGCGCTCCGCTGGTGTTGAAGTGGGGCAAGTTTGGATCGTTCTTCTCCTGCTCAAACTTCTCGAAGGAGAAGCCGGTAGCGGTGAGCGCCGCGGCGATGAAGAAGGACGTTCAGGCGGTGCTCCAGAAGGTCGAAGACAAGTTTGGCCCGATGGACGTTGTCGTCCGCGGTCTGGATGAGGACGGCGACGAGCAGCATGTGGACGTCAGCGACCGCAGCAAGCTGGGCGCTACGCTGCAGACAGCGATCAAGCAGTGGAAGAAGGTTGTTGTCGACCCGGACAGCTGCGACTTCACGAAGGAAAACATCGAGGCTAAGCCCGACCTCACGGTTCCGGGTGCGGACGCTGCCGACGAACAGGAAGAAGCCTGCGACAACTGCGGCCGCACGATGGTGTTGCGCAACGGGCCTTGGGGGCCGTTCATGGCTTGCCCCGGCTACAACGAAGATCCCCCGTGCAAGACCATCCGCAAGCTCACGCAGAAGGTGCAGTCGAAGCCTCCGGTGCAGCTTGAGGAGCCGTGCCCAAAGTGTGGCAAGCCGCTGTTGCAGCGTGATGGTCAGTACGGTGAGTTCATTGCGTGCTCTGGCTATCCGAAGTGCAAGTACGTGAAGCAGGAGCTGCTCGACGTGCCTTGCCCGAAGTGCGGCAGCGAAGTGGCGGTGCGTAAGAACCGTCGCGGCGATACGTTCTACGGCTGCACGCGCTATCCGAAGTGCGACTTCACGAGCAATCAGAAGCTCGTGAACGAGACTTGCCCGCAGTGCGACTCGGCGTACCTGGTCGAGGTGTCGAACAGCGAGGGAACGTTCCTCGTCTGCCCGAACAACTCGGAGAAGATGCCGAAGCGTCGCGCAAAGAAGGGTGAGGCCGAGGTGGTGCAGACCACGCCGGAGTGCTCGTTCGAGAAGAAGATTGGTCCGCCGAAGGTGAAGGAAGAGCTCGCCAAACCGGACCCTGAGAAGACGCGCCCGGTGGCGTTGGCGTAG
- the dprA gene encoding DNA-processing protein DprA, translating into MGAVSVAVVEERRLAWLALALSPEMGPTRIGRVMQRAVEPERVFAMSLTELEGSGMTAKAAQFVADGRARSAALAEYGRATDSGAAIVCPEDEAYPGGLLQIYDPPPVLWVRGDLAVLNAPGIAVVGTRQPSPYGQGMAQMLSRDLAARGVAIFSGMARGVDTAAHRGALEAKGKTVAVWGTGIDVIYPKENKRLAEEIVAAGGALLSEFPMGTFPAPQNFPIRNRTLSGMSVGVLVIEAAEYSGTRITARCALEQGRDVYAVPGNVTNKNSWGPNTLIKQGAKLTATWEDVWEDLPSQVRVELEDRQISSSAAKADTAPSLFDREGALSLGENERRVLECLRADEPVQLDELIEALAGTLASGEIFTALFELELAGRVRQMPGKNYLRSM; encoded by the coding sequence ATGGGTGCGGTGAGTGTTGCCGTGGTGGAGGAGCGTCGTCTAGCCTGGCTGGCGCTGGCGTTGTCGCCGGAGATGGGCCCGACGAGGATTGGGCGCGTGATGCAGCGCGCCGTGGAGCCGGAACGAGTTTTTGCCATGTCTCTGACCGAGCTCGAAGGCTCCGGGATGACGGCAAAAGCAGCCCAGTTCGTAGCCGACGGCCGTGCACGGTCGGCGGCGCTGGCGGAGTACGGCAGGGCGACCGACTCTGGCGCAGCGATTGTTTGTCCCGAGGATGAAGCGTATCCCGGCGGGCTTCTGCAGATCTATGACCCGCCGCCGGTGTTGTGGGTGCGGGGCGATCTTGCAGTGCTGAACGCGCCAGGGATTGCCGTGGTGGGGACGAGACAGCCTTCGCCCTACGGACAGGGCATGGCGCAGATGTTGAGTCGCGATCTGGCTGCCCGCGGTGTGGCTATCTTCAGCGGCATGGCGCGTGGCGTGGATACGGCCGCGCATCGTGGCGCACTGGAAGCCAAAGGGAAGACCGTTGCCGTCTGGGGAACAGGGATCGACGTGATCTATCCCAAGGAGAACAAGCGGCTGGCCGAAGAAATTGTGGCCGCCGGTGGTGCGCTGCTCAGCGAGTTCCCAATGGGCACCTTTCCCGCGCCGCAGAACTTTCCGATCCGCAACCGGACGCTGAGCGGCATGAGCGTCGGCGTTCTGGTGATCGAGGCCGCGGAGTACTCTGGCACGCGCATTACGGCGCGTTGCGCGCTGGAGCAGGGCCGCGATGTGTACGCCGTACCGGGCAACGTGACGAACAAGAACTCGTGGGGACCGAACACGCTCATCAAGCAGGGAGCCAAGCTGACGGCGACCTGGGAGGATGTGTGGGAGGACCTGCCCTCGCAGGTGCGGGTGGAGTTGGAAGACCGGCAGATCTCCTCTTCTGCTGCGAAGGCAGACACGGCGCCGTCGTTGTTCGATCGCGAGGGAGCGCTGTCTTTGGGGGAGAATGAGCGGCGCGTCCTGGAGTGTCTGCGCGCGGATGAGCCGGTGCAGTTGGATGAACTGATCGAGGCGCTGGCGGGCACTCTGGCAAGCGGCGAGATTTTTACCGCACTGTTTGAGTTGGAGCTCGCGGGCAGGGTACGGCAGATGCCCGGGAAGAATTATTTGCGGTCAATGTAG
- a CDS encoding menaquinone biosynthesis protein has product MPLRVAAISFLNPAPLLYNFEHEPAATELHTRYKVRYTVPSACARLLHTGEADLGLIPIAALTPELVVVPGCTIASLHDVRSILLLVKNPDNLPAQEALQRVCTIAADSASRSSQAYTHLLFELWNATRPHFDEASAEPLAMLAHHDAALLIGDPALRARERRTAIDQAHGRENLLWLDLAELWNEHTGLPWVAAVWAARPEALEPNGFTPASLTADLLASRDAGMANVAALVAEWAPRLDLPHSVVEHYLTKNIHYVLDDRCIETIGLFRKLAAENGTLPPLPELRFLGA; this is encoded by the coding sequence GTGCCGTTACGTGTTGCTGCCATCTCGTTTTTGAATCCTGCTCCGCTCCTGTACAACTTCGAGCACGAGCCCGCCGCCACCGAACTGCATACCCGTTACAAGGTGCGCTACACCGTCCCCTCGGCCTGTGCGCGGTTGCTACATACGGGCGAGGCCGACCTCGGCCTGATCCCCATCGCAGCCCTTACGCCAGAGCTGGTCGTCGTCCCGGGTTGCACCATCGCCTCGCTGCATGATGTTCGCTCGATCCTGCTGCTGGTGAAGAACCCCGACAACCTGCCCGCGCAGGAAGCCCTGCAACGCGTTTGCACCATCGCCGCCGACAGCGCCTCACGCTCCTCGCAGGCCTACACGCATCTGCTCTTCGAACTTTGGAACGCCACCCGGCCGCACTTCGACGAGGCCTCCGCCGAGCCGCTCGCCATGCTCGCGCATCACGACGCCGCGCTACTCATCGGCGACCCCGCCCTCCGGGCCCGCGAGCGTCGTACCGCCATCGACCAGGCCCATGGCCGCGAAAACCTCCTCTGGCTCGATCTTGCCGAGTTGTGGAACGAGCACACCGGCCTGCCCTGGGTCGCCGCCGTCTGGGCCGCCCGACCCGAAGCACTCGAGCCGAACGGCTTCACCCCGGCTTCGCTCACAGCCGACCTGCTGGCCAGCCGCGATGCCGGCATGGCCAACGTCGCTGCGCTCGTCGCCGAATGGGCTCCGCGCCTGGACCTCCCGCACTCCGTCGTCGAGCATTATCTAACCAAAAACATCCACTACGTTCTCGACGATCGCTGCATCGAAACCATCGGGCTCTTCCGCAAACTCGCCGCCGAAAACGGTACGCTTCCCCCGCTGCCGGAGCTGCGCTTTCTTGGTGCCTGA